Proteins from a single region of Xenopus laevis strain J_2021 chromosome 9_10S, Xenopus_laevis_v10.1, whole genome shotgun sequence:
- the XB17329841.S gene encoding aquaporin-8 → MATFAKYVSETELQNMGSESQEGLTALEEEEPTVLEKYVQPCVAELLGSTFFIFSGCLSVLVNPHNAGPLLPALVHGFTLASVISVLGNVSGGHFNPAVTLSVVICGGLTPILLVPYWVCQLSGGMLGALLAKGLADQESFINHTGAACMIDSGDLMARAVGVEIVFSFLLIFTVVMGAVGELSKTPLAPYSIAFVLTAGILSGGNISGSCLNPARALGPAVVANYWDYHWVYWVGPLAGALLVSLLYRFILAGRSHRLFLK, encoded by the exons ATGGCCACATTTGCTAAATATGTCTCCGAGACAGAGCTGCAGAACATGGGTTCAGAATCCCAGGAAGGACTTACTGCTTTGGAGGAAGAGGAGCCTACAGTGCTGGAGAAGTACGTCCAACCCTGTGTAGCAGAACTTCTAGGAAGCACCTTCTTCATCTTCTCGGGTTGTCTTTCTGTGCTTGTAAACCCTCACAATGCTGGCCCACTCCTCCCTGCTCTGGTTCATGGATTCACACTGGCATCAGTCATCTCTGTCCTTGGCAATGTAAG TGGAGGACATTTCAACCCTGCAGTGACTCTGTCTGTTGTTATTTGTGGTGGCCTGACTCCTATCTTGCTGGTGCCCTACTGGGTTTGTCAGTTATCTGGTGGAATGCTGGGCGCTCTCCTGGCAAAG GGCCTGGCAGATCAAGAGTCATTCATCAATCACACCGGAGCGGCCTGCATGATAGATAGTGGGGATTTAATGGCCAGAGCGGTTGGTGTAGAAATTGTCTTCAGCTTTCTCCTGATTTTCACTGTGGTGATGGGAGCAGTGGGTGAGCTCAGCAAGACTCCACTTGCCCCTTACTCAATTGCCTTTGTTCTTACTGCCGGAATATTATCTGG AGGCAATATATCTGGGTCCTGTCTGAATCCAGCACGAGCGTTGGGTCCTGCAGTGGTTGCTAATTATTGGGATTACCATTGGGTATACTGGGTTGGCCCTCTGGCTGGGGCTCTTTTGGTTTCTCTGCTATACAG GTTTATTCTGGCAGGAAGATCCCATAGGTTGTTCCTAAAGTGA